The nucleotide window CCTCGCCCGCCGAAGACGGAGCCCGTCCATCCATGCGCGACGCTGAGGACTTCGACACCTTCTACGCGACGTCCTCACGTCGCGTACTCGCGCACGTCGCGATGATGGTGGGCGGCCGCGCCGAGGCCGAGGACTCCGTGGCCGAGGCGTACCTGCGCGCCTGGAACCGCTGGCACCGGATCAGCCGGTACGACAACCCCGAGGCCTGGGTGCGCCAGGTCGCCTACCGGCACGCGGTGAGCGCATGGCGTAAGGCCGTCAACCGGCTGTACGCGCACCGGCGCGACGCCGGCGACGGGCACGTCGAGGCGCTGAGCCCGGACCACGTCGCGATCGTCGCGGCGCTGCGCCGGATCCCCGCCGACCAGCGCCGGGTGATCGTCCTGCATCATCTCGTGGGGTTGAGCGTCGCCGAGATCAAGGCCGAGACCGGCGTACCGGCCGGAACAGTCACCACCTGGCTGGCCCGCGGGCGCCGGGCCATGGCCGCCCATCTGTCCGACAACGAGACGGACCGGGAGCACCGCGATGTCTGACGACCGCATCCAGCAGGGCCTCGACGCGTACGCCGAACACCTGCAGCGCACCGCCGGCCTGGCGCCGGCCCGGGAGGTACGCCGGCGAGCCGTCCGGCGCCGGCGCAACCGCGCGGCCGGTGCCGCGTTCGCCGCCGTGCTGATCTCGGCGGTCGGTCTCGGTACGGCCCTGGCCCGCGACCCGGGCCGGCCGCCGACCCCGGCCGCCTCGGGCACCCCCGGCCCGTCCGCCTCCGCGTCGCCGTCCACCTCCGCATCCGCGCCGCCGAAGCGCGGCACGAAGTCGTCGAACGTGAGCCAGCTGCGCGAGCTCGGCGTCGACCTGGAGACCGGGGTCCTGATCGACGTCGCCGACGACGGCGTGGACCTGTGGATGCAGGTCGGCCCGGACGACGTGGTCGACTTCACCGGCGCGGCCAAGGACGCGTCCACCGAGATGTCGCTCGTGCCCGCTCCGGTGACAGCTCGCAACCGGGTGGTGATCGCCCCGCCGGCGCGGCCCGGCTCCTGCGTCACGGACACGCCGCAGGCGCCGCTGATCCTGCGGCCGTGCCGCGACGGCGACCCGGCGCAGACCTGGGGGGTGGTGCCGGCCGGCGACTCCGGCCAGTTCCAGCTACAGGGGCAATTCGGCATCCTGACCGTCGACCAGGGACTGGTCGACGCCGACCAGACCGGCCGCACCGGCCTGCAGACCATCCCCTTCAACCGCTGACGCGGTGGTGGTTATCGTGCTGGCATGTCGTCGGAGACTGCGCAGTTGATCGCCCAGACGTTCCAGGTCCGCGCGGACACGGTGCCGAGGCGGCGATGACCAGGCTCGCACCGGATCTGCGGCCCGGCGCGCACCAGGAAGGCGAAGATGCTTCTAGCTCGGTATGGGTCATCGTCGCCTCCGATGGCGCGGTCGTGGATGTGAGAATCAGCCGGCAGTGGGTCGAGCGGCTGGCCGGGGACCGGCTGGGCGAGGCGGTGTTCGCGGCTTACCGGCAGGCGCATGAGAAACGCGCGGCGGCGCTGGCGGCGGCCCCCCAATCTGACGGCGGTGCCGCGGATCGGGTGGGCTCGCAGCCTCCGGACATCTCCGACGAGCAGGCCGTGCGAGTAATCCTCACCAACCCGCGCTACACCGGCCGGCAGATCTGGAACAAGCAGCGCACCGACGAGGTCCTGCTCGACGTGAACGACGTCGCCCTCGGCCACACCCCGATCATGCGATGGAACCGCCCGGACCCGTGGGTCGCCTCCAAGAACCCCGCCCACGAGGCCCTCATCGACCAGGGAACCTTCGACCGAACCCAAGAACTACTCGCCCGGCGGGCACGGACCGGCACCTCACCCAAACGGTCGCGCCGCACCCGCCACCCCTACGTCTTCAAAAGCCTGGTCAGCTGCGCAGCCTGCGGACGGAAAATGCAGGGCCAGCACTCCCATGGCGTCGCCTACTACCGCTGCCGCTACCCCCTGGAGTACGCCCTCGCCAACAAGATCAACCACCCGCGCAACGTCCTCCTGCGGGAAGACATCCTCATCACGCCCCTCGACACCTGGCTCGTCCAGCTGTTCGAACCCTCACAACGCCGGCAAACAATCGCCGACCTCATCAACCAAGCCGCCATCGGCGCCCCCACACAGCCCCGGCCACTCCCCCAAGAGCAATCACCGCAGAGATCGACGCCAAACTCGCCCGCTACCGCGCCGCCTGGACGCCGGAGCAGACCCCGCCGTGGTCACCGCCTGGATCGCCGAAACACAGGCCGAACGACACCTCGTCACCCAGCCTCAGACACCGGCGGCCAAGCGGAGGGCGCGGGGCTCGGCGTCCAGTCCGTGGTGAGCAGGTCGAGTTCACTTTGCAGCTGCGCCAGCAGGACGGCGAGATCGGGGCAGCGCTGCGGATCCGCCGTGACGGTGACAGTAAGTGTGCCCGCGTACGACAGCGCCGCGAATCCGACCGTAACGTTCCCGGTGATCGGCGACACCGGAATGATCTCGGTGATCGGCGCGGCGAGGAAGGACAGGCGGACGTCCGGGCCGTGAAGGTCGGTGACCATCGTGGTCACCGATTGCTGCCGGTTGACGAACCATCGGAAGGCGCCGCACCACGCCAGGATGCGAAACACCGGTCCGAGCAATGCGGTGGACGCGCCCGGGCTGGCCGGCCTGCGGCTGCGAGTGGTACGGGCGATCGCCGTAAGCCGCTGATGCAGGTCGCCGGCGACGGTCACCGGAACTGTCATGACCCCGACCTCGTTGCCGAGGTGCCCGGCCGTCGCCTCGCGCCGGCCGGCGATCGGCACAGAGATGACGAACCGGTCGACGCTCTCCCCACGGTGCTGCAGCACCGCGTGCAGGGCGCCGGTCACCGCCGCGAGGACGACGTCGTTGACCGTCGCGCCGTGTGCGTGCGTCAGCCGCTGCACGCCGGCCAGGTCGGCGCGAGCCACGGCCAGGCCGCGGTGTGCTCCGATGGGCTGGTTCAGCGAGGACCGCGGCGGGCCGTTGACGCCGCCCGTGGCGAGTTCGGCGATGGCCGAGCGGAGTTGCCGAGCTTTCACCGGGAGGTGGCCCAGCGCCCGGAGCCGGGTGCCCGACGCGTCGAGGAACAAGCTGCGCCGGCGGGGCTCCGGGCGCGGGAACTCTGTGTCCGGCGTGGTGGGGGCATGGTCGAGGAGGCGGGCGAGGACTGCCAGGCCGCCGAGCCCGTCGGCGAGGACGTGGTGCAGCATCACGACCAGCGCGGCCCGGCCGCCGGACAGTGAGGTGACCAGGGTCGCCGACCACAGCGGCCGGTTCCTGGGAAGCCTGCGAGCGGTGGTCTCCGCGACGGCACCGAGCAACGCGGCCTCGTCGCCCGGCGCGGGGCAGCGGACGGCGTTGACGTGGTCGCGGATATCGAAGTCCGGATCGTCGACCCAGACCGGACGCCCGCCCCCGAGCGGAGCCCGGACCAGGCGCTGCCGCAGCCGTGGTACCCCGTGGATGCGTTGGCCGATCGCCTCGCGCACCGCCGCGAGGTCCAACGCCGTTGTGGTGCCGAGGACGAGGACCGCCGCGACCTGCATCGGTGAGCCGGGAAGGTCGCAGGCGAGCTGCATCAGGTCGGTCGGGCTCGTCCGCTCGATCGACACCCTCCCCCGCACCCCAGCGCCACCGGCCACGGCCCCGGGCATCACGCCGTCCCGGTCCTCGCCCGTCTGAGGTCAGCGGCGATCTGCGTACCCCACGCGTCGAGGGCATCGAAGTCGCGGAAGTCTCCGTCCGCCACCCGCAGAGCCATGACAACGGCCTTCTCCCCCAAGCCGAGCCTGTGCCGGTCCAGGCGCCCGGCAAAGAGGCGATGACCGCGAGCATGGGTCACCCGGACGATGTCGCCGACCTCGGCCGGATCCTCGTCCGGCTTGGGCGGATCACCGATCGGGCCGACGGAGAACAGCCAAACCAGTCGCGGAGGGTGCGCCGCGATCCGTTCCGCGAGCCTTCGGGCGTCGTCGAGCCACCGGCCCAGGTATACGGCACTACCCAGGACCACGGCGTCGTACGGCGTCGGGTCGCCGACGTCAGCGGCGGGAAGCTCATCCACGACGACGTCGGCGGGCAGCCCGGCGCGCAGCGACCCGGCGATGCGGGTCGCAGCCTCGGCGGTGGAGCCGTGCCTGCTCGCGGCACTGACCAGAATTCTCATGGCTGTCGCTCCAATCTGTGGGCTGTCGTGTTCGGGCCACTGCCTTCGGTCATCGCTGGTCGGACTGCTCGGCGCGATCACGAATGCCGCGCAGCATCCGGTGGCTCATCACGAAGCTGACGACCGTCACCGGCTCCACCACGAAACGCGCCCACCACCGCGTGTACGCGTACCGTTCCCGCACGACCAGCCTGGTCGTGGTCGCCGAGACCGGCGACAGATCGAAGGTCCAGGAGAAGTCGTACGGCGCGGCGGCTCCGGGCCAGACCGCGCCCTGCAGGACCAGCGCGTTTGGTGGCTTGACGACGGCGACGTTCACGGCGAGCTCGGGCGCGAGCCGGACGGCGTCACCGACGTCGAGTCGCTGCCAGTCCGGGTTGACCTGCAGCGCGCTGTGAATGTCGCAGCCGGCAAGGTTCTCCAGACGGTCATAGCTGTAGAAGCCGCCTCGTCCCTGACCGAGCTGGACGATCCAGGGCCACACGTCGTCGACACGGGCGTCGATCGTGATTGCCCGGGTCGCCGCCAGGTCCGGATCAGGAACCAGCTCATCGCCGGGCAGGGGCTCGGTCATCTCGGCATCGGTCGCGCCCCACCGCAACTGCCACCTCCGCAAGACGAAAACCGCCGCGACGACAGCCATCGACGTGATGAGCGATGAAACGCGCGGCGTCCTGGTCACGACGCGATCTTGGACTGCTCGGCGTCCGGTATGACGATCACCGGGCAGGGAGCGTGTTGGATGCAGTGCTGACTGACCGATCCCAGCAACATGCCGGCGAAGGCGCCGTGCCCGCGGCTGCCGACGACCAAGAGCTCCGCACCGGCCGCGGCCTCCAACAGAATCTGAGCGGCCGGCCCGTGAGCGACCTTGATACGTACGTCGACGGGCTGATCCCCCGTCCCGACGACATCCGCCACGGTTTCGGTGAGGACCTTCTCGGTGACGGCGGCGATGCTGTCGCCGGGAGACGGGTACGGGATCGCACCGTAGGAATATTCGTAGGTCGGCGGTTGCCGCCAGGCGGCTACCGCTTCGACAGTCGCGCCGGTCAGCCGGGCCTGGCCCAGCGCCCAGCGCAACGCGGTCCTGGAGCCGTGCGAACTGTCGACGCCCACGACGATGTATCGGCCCTCGGGATATGTCTGATCGGTCATCGCTACCTCCACGTATGTTTGTTCGCATCTCCGGCATCTGTTACCTCGAGTAGAACGCCGCATCCCCGCAAGCGGTCAGTGCCAAACGGCCCATCCTGTACCAGAACCCTCGCGCCCATACCGCGTCTTTTGCGCCGGAAGTCGCGGCGTGAAGCCGATGGCGGGGGCACCTGCGCCGCGTCCCACGGTGCGTCGGTGCCGGCCGAAACGCTCAGCGCAGCCCGCAAGATCTGCTGCTCGGACCACCAACTCAAGTCGCTGCGGACTCGTGAGCGCAGCCCCAAGCGCTGACCGACCTTTGTATCAGTGCTCACGGCACACGCATGGACCTCCATCGCCAGACCATTTCACTCATCTGGCTGGGGGCCCAGTTCAGAGGGATGGCCAGAATGGCTCTCCCCAGCACCGAGCCCGTCGCGCTGTCCGCATGCGAGATCGACCTGGGCGACATACTCGAGGTCCCCGGCCGGCAAGCGCTCGGCACCGATCGATGCCTTCGCTCTTCCGCCGCGGACGATATGCGGCCAGCGCATGGTGAGGTGTTCGACGACGAGGCCCATGAGTTCAGGGGCGAGGTCATGGATGAAGAAGTGGTCGCCGGGCAGCAGTCGCACGCGCGAGCTGGTTGACTGCGCGCGCCATCCCTCCAGTTCTTGTGGCCGTACCGTGCGGTCGTCGATGCCGCCGAAGACGGTGATCGGCACCTTGAGCGGCGGTTCCTCCTGGTACTCATAGGTCTCCAGTACCGCGAAGTCCGCGCGGAGCACCGGGAGGGCCAGCGCCATGAGCTCGTCGTTCTCCAGAACCTCATGGGGTGTCCCGTTGAGTGTGCGCAGTCGCGCCTTCAGTCCGGCATCGGAGGCGTCGTGGCCGCCGACGGGATCACGGCGCCGTAGCGGCGCCGGAGTCGCGGAGATGAACAGGTGACAGGGCGCGGGCCACCCGCGACGACGCAGCAGTCGGGCCAGTTCGAATGCCACCAGTCCGCCCATGCTGTGGCCGAAGAGGGCGCATGGCCGATCGAGGAGAGGTTCGAGCGCGTCCGCCAGTGCATGCACAAGAGGCTGGAGACGGTGGAAGGGTTCCTCGCTCATGCGTGCACCGTGGCCGGGCAGTTCGACGGGGCACACCTCCATGTGGCGCGGGACGAGGCTTTCCCACGTGCGATACGCCGAGGCGATCCCGCCTGCGTACGGAAGGCACACGAGGCGGGTCACCGCGGCCGGGCGTTCCTGGCGTGCCCAGAACCAGGGCTCGGTCATCCTTGCTTCCTCTGGTTGCCGGGGAGGTCTCGTGCGGGAGGCGTTCCCGATTCGCGAAGTCGCCGGCCCAGCTCCTCGATCCGGATATCAGGATCGGCCACCACGGTTCTCAAGAGCTGACTCCATTGGCGGACGAGCCGGTTCACCAGCCGCGGGCCGACCCGATCGACAGCGTGCAGCCAGGTCCCGCGGAGCACTCCAGCGTCTTCGAGCATGATGAGGCTGAGGTCGCCCGTGCCTGGTTCCACGCCTTGTGGCACGTGGACGAAACCCCAGTCGTCGGACAGCGGCTCCAGCCGTACCTCGCCCAGCACCGGCGTCGCCAGGGGGGCGTTGAGCAGGTTGAACCCCAGTCGGATTCGGTCGTGCTCTGCTGCGAATTCCCGTAGCAACGGCTGCAGCGGAGCCTCCTGATGGGCGTACGCCTCGACGGTCTGTTCCCGGACGCGGGCGAGCAGCGCCCGGAAGGTGGGATCTCCGCTGAGGTCCGCGCGCAGGACGAGGGAGTTGGCGAAGAAGCCGATGAGTTCCTCGGCCTCGGGCCGGTCCCGGCCGGCGGTGGGAAAGCCCACGGCAAGGTCCCGGCTCCCGGTGTACGCGGTGAGCAGCGCCCCGAAGGCGGCGAGCAGCGTCATGAAGAGGGTGGCGCCCTCGCGCTGAGCGAGCACCCGCAGCGCGACGGTCAGTTCCGGGGTGAGTGCGAAGGCGTTGCCCGACACCGCTACCGGTTCCTCCTCGGACAGGTGGTCGTCGACCAGGCGTGGCGGAGCGGGAAGCTCGCCGAGCAGGTGCCGCCAGTACCGGAGGTGCCCGTCGAGTGCGCCGCTCTCGACCTCGTGGCGCTGCCATGCCGCGAAGTCCGCGAACTGGATGTCCAGGGGCGGTTGAGCGGGGTCGTGTCCCTCGACGTACGCGTCGTAGGCGATGGCCAGGTCGCGCAGCAGCACGCCGTACGACCAGTTGTCGGTGACAGCGTGATGGATGGACAGCACGAGGATGCGTTCCTCCTCGCCGAGGGTGGCCAGGCGGGCACGGATCAGCGGGCCTTGTGCCAGGTGGAACGGCCGTCGGCTCTCTTCGTCGAGGATCCGGCGGATCGCCGGTAGCGGCTCCGCGAGCCCCTCGAGCCGGGACCGGCTGACGGGCCAGACCCCCTCGGTCTCGATCACCTGCACCAGCCCGGCAGGCCGCGCCACTAGGCGGGTACGCAGTGACTCGTGCCGTCGCACCACGTGAGCGAAGGCTCGCAGCAGGGCATCCTCGTCCAGCGGTCCCCGCAGGCGCGCGGCCGTCACCACGTTGTGGACGGGATTGTCAGGCGCGTCCGGGTAGTCGTTGCAGAGCCACTCCTGGGCGAATGACAGCGGAAGATCTCCACCTCGCGCGACCTTCGGCATGGGTGCGAAACCCG belongs to Amorphoplanes digitatis and includes:
- a CDS encoding SRPBCC family protein, encoding MTEPLPGDELVPDPDLAATRAITIDARVDDVWPWIVQLGQGRGGFYSYDRLENLAGCDIHSALQVNPDWQRLDVGDAVRLAPELAVNVAVVKPPNALVLQGAVWPGAAAPYDFSWTFDLSPVSATTTRLVVRERYAYTRWWARFVVEPVTVVSFVMSHRMLRGIRDRAEQSDQR
- a CDS encoding SigE family RNA polymerase sigma factor, translated to MRDAEDFDTFYATSSRRVLAHVAMMVGGRAEAEDSVAEAYLRAWNRWHRISRYDNPEAWVRQVAYRHAVSAWRKAVNRLYAHRRDAGDGHVEALSPDHVAIVAALRRIPADQRRVIVLHHLVGLSVAEIKAETGVPAGTVTTWLARGRRAMAAHLSDNETDREHRDV
- a CDS encoding universal stress protein gives rise to the protein MTDQTYPEGRYIVVGVDSSHGSRTALRWALGQARLTGATVEAVAAWRQPPTYEYSYGAIPYPSPGDSIAAVTEKVLTETVADVVGTGDQPVDVRIKVAHGPAAQILLEAAAGAELLVVGSRGHGAFAGMLLGSVSQHCIQHAPCPVIVIPDAEQSKIAS
- a CDS encoding wax ester/triacylglycerol synthase domain-containing protein, giving the protein MSIERTSPTDLMQLACDLPGSPMQVAAVLVLGTTTALDLAAVREAIGQRIHGVPRLRQRLVRAPLGGGRPVWVDDPDFDIRDHVNAVRCPAPGDEAALLGAVAETTARRLPRNRPLWSATLVTSLSGGRAALVVMLHHVLADGLGGLAVLARLLDHAPTTPDTEFPRPEPRRRSLFLDASGTRLRALGHLPVKARQLRSAIAELATGGVNGPPRSSLNQPIGAHRGLAVARADLAGVQRLTHAHGATVNDVVLAAVTGALHAVLQHRGESVDRFVISVPIAGRREATAGHLGNEVGVMTVPVTVAGDLHQRLTAIARTTRSRRPASPGASTALLGPVFRILAWCGAFRWFVNRQQSVTTMVTDLHGPDVRLSFLAAPITEIIPVSPITGNVTVGFAALSYAGTLTVTVTADPQRCPDLAVLLAQLQSELDLLTTDWTPSPAPSAWPPVSEAG
- a CDS encoding thioesterase II family protein, which translates into the protein MTEPWFWARQERPAAVTRLVCLPYAGGIASAYRTWESLVPRHMEVCPVELPGHGARMSEEPFHRLQPLVHALADALEPLLDRPCALFGHSMGGLVAFELARLLRRRGWPAPCHLFISATPAPLRRRDPVGGHDASDAGLKARLRTLNGTPHEVLENDELMALALPVLRADFAVLETYEYQEEPPLKVPITVFGGIDDRTVRPQELEGWRAQSTSSRVRLLPGDHFFIHDLAPELMGLVVEHLTMRWPHIVRGGRAKASIGAERLPAGDLEYVAQVDLACGQRDGLGAGESHSGHPSELGPQPDE
- a CDS encoding flavodoxin domain-containing protein, with amino-acid sequence MRILVSAASRHGSTAEAATRIAGSLRAGLPADVVVDELPAADVGDPTPYDAVVLGSAVYLGRWLDDARRLAERIAAHPPRLVWLFSVGPIGDPPKPDEDPAEVGDIVRVTHARGHRLFAGRLDRHRLGLGEKAVVMALRVADGDFRDFDALDAWGTQIAADLRRARTGTA